From Lagenorhynchus albirostris chromosome 10, mLagAlb1.1, whole genome shotgun sequence, the proteins below share one genomic window:
- the LOC132527767 gene encoding serpin B6-like isoform X1, producing MGAAPSLPGGHSWPRAHRLAAMDALLEANGTFALTLLKHLGEDSSQNVFISPISISSALAMVLMGAQGDTAAQMSQALSLSRSSGRGGDVHQDFQNLLTEVNRTGTQYLLRTANRLFGEKTYDFLPSFKDACRKFYQAEMEELDFISAAEESRKHINTWVAQRTEGNIIDLLSPGSVDSMTSLVLVNAIYFKGNWENQFNKQHTKERPFKVSKNVEKPVQMMFKKSTFKMTYIEEISTKILVLPYVGSELNMIVMLPDENTDLKTVEKELTYEKFVEWTRPDLLDEEEVEVSLPRFKLRESYDLEGVLRALGVTDAFEGARADFSAMSAQSNLCLSRVVHKAFVEVDEQGTEAAAATAAVLMLRCARITPRFCADHPFLFFIQHSKTRGLLFCGRLSCP from the exons ATGGGGGCGGCGCCGAGCCTCCCCGGGGGCCACTCCTGGCCCCGCGCGCACAG ACTCGCCGCCATGGATGCTCTGTTGGAAGCGAACGGCACCTTTGCCTTGACCCTTCTGAAACATCTGGGTGAAGACAGCTCGCAGAATGTGTTTATCTCACCCATAAGCATCTCCTCTGCCCTGGCCATGGTCCTCATGGGGGCACAGGGAGACACCGCGGCCCAGATGTCCCAG GCACTTTCTCTAAGCAGAAGCAGTGGCAGAGGTGGAGACGTCCACCAGGATTTCCAGAACCTCCTCACCGAAGTTAACAGGACCGGCACACAGTACTTGCTCAGAACCGCCAACAGGCTCTTTGGAGAGAAGACTTATGATTTCCTCCCA TCTTTCAAAGATGCCTGCCGCAAGTTCTACCAAGCGGAGATGGAAGAGCTGGACTTTATCAGCGCTGCGGAGGAATCCAGGAAACACATAAACACCTGGGTGGCCCAAAGGACAGAAG gAAACATTATAGACCTGCTGTCTCCAGGTTCAGTGGACTCCATGACTTCTCTGGTTCTCGTGAACGCCATCTACTTCAAAGGAAACTGGGAGAATCAGTTTAACAAACAGcacaccaaggaaaggccattCAAAGTCAGCAAG AATGTGGAGAAGCCTGTGCAAATGATGTTTAAGAAATCCACCTTTAAGATGACCTACATCGAAGAGATATCCACGAAGATTCTCGTGCTTCCCTACGTCGGCAGCGAGCTCAACATGATCGTCATGCTTCCCGATGAAAACACCGATTTGAAAACG GTGGAAAAGGAACTCACTTATGAGAAATTCGTCGAGTGGACGAGGCCGGACCTGCTGgatgaggaggaggtggaggtgtcCCTGCCCAGGTTTAAGCTGCGGGAGAGCTACGACCTGGAGGGCGTGCTCCGAGCCCTGGGCGTCACCGACGCCTTCGAGGGCGCCAGGGCCGACTTCTCCGCGATGTCGGCCCAGAGCAACCTGTGCCTGTCCCGGGTCGTGCACAAGGCCTTTGTGGAGGTCGACGAGCAGGGCACGGAGgcggccgccgccaccgccgcagTCCTGATGCTGCGCTGCGCCAGGATCACCCCCAGGTTCTGTGCCGACCaccctttcctcttctttatccaGCACAGCAAGACCCGCGGGCTTCTGTTCTGCGGCCGGCTCAGCTGCCCGTGA
- the LOC132527767 gene encoding serpin B6-like isoform X2 gives MDALLEANGTFALTLLKHLGEDSSQNVFISPISISSALAMVLMGAQGDTAAQMSQALSLSRSSGRGGDVHQDFQNLLTEVNRTGTQYLLRTANRLFGEKTYDFLPSFKDACRKFYQAEMEELDFISAAEESRKHINTWVAQRTEGNIIDLLSPGSVDSMTSLVLVNAIYFKGNWENQFNKQHTKERPFKVSKNVEKPVQMMFKKSTFKMTYIEEISTKILVLPYVGSELNMIVMLPDENTDLKTVEKELTYEKFVEWTRPDLLDEEEVEVSLPRFKLRESYDLEGVLRALGVTDAFEGARADFSAMSAQSNLCLSRVVHKAFVEVDEQGTEAAAATAAVLMLRCARITPRFCADHPFLFFIQHSKTRGLLFCGRLSCP, from the exons ATGGATGCTCTGTTGGAAGCGAACGGCACCTTTGCCTTGACCCTTCTGAAACATCTGGGTGAAGACAGCTCGCAGAATGTGTTTATCTCACCCATAAGCATCTCCTCTGCCCTGGCCATGGTCCTCATGGGGGCACAGGGAGACACCGCGGCCCAGATGTCCCAG GCACTTTCTCTAAGCAGAAGCAGTGGCAGAGGTGGAGACGTCCACCAGGATTTCCAGAACCTCCTCACCGAAGTTAACAGGACCGGCACACAGTACTTGCTCAGAACCGCCAACAGGCTCTTTGGAGAGAAGACTTATGATTTCCTCCCA TCTTTCAAAGATGCCTGCCGCAAGTTCTACCAAGCGGAGATGGAAGAGCTGGACTTTATCAGCGCTGCGGAGGAATCCAGGAAACACATAAACACCTGGGTGGCCCAAAGGACAGAAG gAAACATTATAGACCTGCTGTCTCCAGGTTCAGTGGACTCCATGACTTCTCTGGTTCTCGTGAACGCCATCTACTTCAAAGGAAACTGGGAGAATCAGTTTAACAAACAGcacaccaaggaaaggccattCAAAGTCAGCAAG AATGTGGAGAAGCCTGTGCAAATGATGTTTAAGAAATCCACCTTTAAGATGACCTACATCGAAGAGATATCCACGAAGATTCTCGTGCTTCCCTACGTCGGCAGCGAGCTCAACATGATCGTCATGCTTCCCGATGAAAACACCGATTTGAAAACG GTGGAAAAGGAACTCACTTATGAGAAATTCGTCGAGTGGACGAGGCCGGACCTGCTGgatgaggaggaggtggaggtgtcCCTGCCCAGGTTTAAGCTGCGGGAGAGCTACGACCTGGAGGGCGTGCTCCGAGCCCTGGGCGTCACCGACGCCTTCGAGGGCGCCAGGGCCGACTTCTCCGCGATGTCGGCCCAGAGCAACCTGTGCCTGTCCCGGGTCGTGCACAAGGCCTTTGTGGAGGTCGACGAGCAGGGCACGGAGgcggccgccgccaccgccgcagTCCTGATGCTGCGCTGCGCCAGGATCACCCCCAGGTTCTGTGCCGACCaccctttcctcttctttatccaGCACAGCAAGACCCGCGGGCTTCTGTTCTGCGGCCGGCTCAGCTGCCCGTGA